The Lysobacter sp. HDW10 genome window below encodes:
- the cueR gene encoding Cu(I)-responsive transcriptional regulator has product MNIGEASKATGVSAKMIRYYEQIGLIPKADRTFSGYRAYGPSDIHRLHFIRRARDLGFSVAEITTLLELWHDTDRQSADVKRLAQAHIEDLESRMQQMQQMTDTLRNLVKCCAGDSRPDCPILEGLQHSQ; this is encoded by the coding sequence ATGAACATTGGTGAAGCATCCAAAGCCACCGGCGTGTCAGCCAAGATGATTCGTTACTACGAGCAGATCGGTTTGATTCCGAAGGCAGACCGCACATTTTCGGGCTATCGCGCTTACGGGCCGTCCGACATTCACAGACTTCACTTCATTCGACGCGCACGCGATCTCGGATTCTCCGTCGCCGAGATCACGACATTGCTCGAACTGTGGCATGACACCGATAGGCAAAGCGCAGACGTCAAACGTTTAGCGCAAGCGCACATTGAAGATTTGGAAAGTCGGATGCAACAGATGCAGCAAATGACGGATACATTGCGCAACCTGGTCAAGTGTTGCGCCGGTGATAGTCGCCCGGACTGCCCCATCTTGGAGGGGCTTCAACACAGCCAGTGA
- a CDS encoding heavy metal translocating P-type ATPase: MKSTDAPIEVAIEGMTCASCAARVEKALNTLPDVSTAAVNLATERATVHGTASFEALRQAIEKAGYSAHPVASTAQETAAAKEKKVAEGIRIRRDLVLAAALTLPVFVLEMGAHIIPSMHAWISNTIGMQNSWYLQFVLTLLVLAVPGRRFFSTGIPALVRRAPDMNALVAVGTSAAFGYSTVATFAPSVLPAGTANVYFEAAAMIIVLVLLGRYLESRAKGRTSEAIQRLVGLQPNTARVHRNGKIESVPIEQVKVNDVLEIQPGARVAVDGEVLDGESYVDESMITGEPVPTLKRKGQRLIAGTMNQKGSLTLRATAVGSETLLAQIIRMVEQAQGAKLPIQSWVDKITLWFVPAVMAAATLTFLIWLVFGPTPALAFALVNAVAVLIIACPCAMGLATPTSIMVGTGRGAELGILFRKGEALQTLKDVQVVAFDKTGTLTEGKPVLADLEVMSGYDANDVLAKVAAVESRSEHPIAGAIVAAAEARALALGSVTQFESVTGFGVRADVDGTRIEVGADRFMRQLKLDISAFAATAARMAEEAKSPIYVAIDGALVAVLAVADQVKPGTRSAIASLHAQGLKVAMISGDHQRTAEAIAKQLGIDEVIAEVLPDGKVSAVRRLRKAHGVVAFIGDGINDAPALAEADIGIAVGSGTDIAMESADVVLMSGNLHTVPTAIALSKATLKNIRQNLFWAFGYNVALIPIAAGVLYPFNGVLLSPVFAAGAMALSSVFVLGNALRLRRFQPEVMQVIE; encoded by the coding sequence ATGAAATCCACAGACGCGCCCATTGAAGTCGCCATTGAAGGCATGACCTGCGCTTCCTGCGCCGCACGGGTAGAGAAGGCCCTGAACACCCTCCCAGACGTGTCCACGGCTGCCGTCAATCTGGCCACCGAACGCGCCACCGTGCACGGCACTGCCAGTTTCGAGGCCCTTCGCCAAGCCATCGAAAAGGCGGGCTACAGCGCTCACCCTGTCGCGTCCACGGCACAGGAGACCGCGGCTGCAAAAGAAAAGAAGGTCGCGGAAGGTATCCGTATCCGTCGAGACCTTGTGTTGGCCGCCGCGCTAACGCTGCCTGTCTTCGTCCTGGAAATGGGTGCGCACATCATTCCGTCCATGCATGCATGGATCTCAAACACGATCGGCATGCAGAACAGCTGGTATCTGCAATTTGTACTCACCTTGCTTGTCCTTGCCGTGCCAGGCAGGCGTTTCTTCAGCACAGGCATCCCCGCCCTCGTACGTCGTGCGCCCGATATGAACGCCTTGGTCGCGGTCGGCACCTCTGCAGCGTTTGGCTACTCCACCGTGGCCACCTTTGCACCTTCCGTGTTACCGGCAGGCACTGCCAATGTGTATTTCGAAGCTGCAGCGATGATTATCGTGCTCGTCCTGCTCGGGCGATATCTCGAATCACGTGCGAAAGGTCGTACTTCGGAAGCGATCCAACGTTTGGTAGGTCTGCAACCGAACACCGCGCGCGTGCATCGAAATGGAAAAATCGAATCTGTGCCGATTGAACAGGTGAAGGTTAACGATGTGCTTGAAATACAGCCGGGCGCGCGTGTTGCCGTGGATGGTGAAGTGCTGGATGGCGAAAGCTATGTAGACGAATCAATGATCACAGGCGAACCCGTGCCGACACTGAAACGCAAAGGCCAGCGTCTTATTGCCGGCACCATGAATCAAAAAGGCAGTTTGACCCTACGTGCCACTGCGGTTGGCAGTGAAACCTTACTCGCGCAAATCATCCGCATGGTTGAGCAAGCGCAAGGCGCGAAGCTTCCGATTCAAAGTTGGGTTGACAAGATCACACTGTGGTTTGTGCCTGCCGTGATGGCCGCGGCCACACTGACATTTTTGATCTGGCTCGTCTTCGGACCCACACCTGCCCTCGCCTTCGCTCTCGTCAATGCGGTTGCGGTGCTGATCATTGCCTGCCCCTGCGCCATGGGGCTCGCGACACCGACGTCGATCATGGTCGGGACCGGACGGGGTGCCGAGCTTGGCATTCTGTTTCGCAAGGGCGAAGCGCTGCAGACGCTGAAAGATGTGCAGGTGGTCGCCTTCGACAAAACCGGCACCCTCACTGAGGGCAAGCCCGTGTTGGCAGATCTGGAAGTGATGTCAGGCTACGACGCCAACGATGTACTGGCGAAGGTTGCGGCCGTCGAATCGCGCTCTGAACACCCGATTGCGGGTGCCATTGTCGCTGCGGCAGAAGCACGCGCATTGGCCTTGGGTTCGGTCACGCAATTCGAATCGGTCACCGGATTCGGCGTACGCGCCGATGTGGACGGCACACGCATCGAAGTCGGCGCGGATCGATTCATGCGTCAATTGAAGTTGGACATCAGTGCGTTCGCCGCGACTGCTGCGCGGATGGCTGAAGAAGCAAAATCACCGATCTATGTGGCGATCGATGGCGCACTCGTGGCTGTCCTTGCCGTTGCCGATCAAGTGAAGCCCGGCACACGCAGCGCGATTGCGTCGTTGCATGCGCAAGGCCTCAAGGTTGCGATGATCAGCGGCGACCATCAACGTACTGCGGAGGCAATTGCCAAGCAGTTAGGCATCGATGAAGTCATTGCCGAAGTACTGCCGGACGGCAAAGTCAGTGCCGTTCGCCGCTTGCGCAAGGCACACGGCGTTGTGGCATTTATCGGTGATGGCATCAACGATGCGCCAGCACTCGCTGAAGCGGATATCGGCATCGCTGTCGGCAGCGGCACCGACATCGCCATGGAATCTGCAGACGTTGTCTTGATGTCTGGCAACTTGCACACGGTGCCTACTGCCATTGCCCTATCGAAGGCCACGTTGAAAAACATTCGTCAGAACTTGTTCTGGGCATTTGGATACAACGTTGCGTTGATTCCGATTGCGGCCGGCGTCTTGTACCCGTTCAACGGTGTCTTGCTGTCGCCGGTCTTTGCCGCGGGCGCCATGGCGCTGTCGAGTGTCTTCGTGTTGGGCAACGCTTTGCGCCTTCGTCGATTCCAACCCGAAGTGATGCAGGTGATTGAATGA